One Paenibacillus sp. FSL H7-0737 DNA segment encodes these proteins:
- a CDS encoding TetR/AcrR family transcriptional regulator — MNPKARYEKERSDGKQQRLYTILESAERIFSQKGIEKSTMQDVASEANIGIATLFRYFPRKEKLIVAVATRMLEPMLDYFKHVADLPLTCLEKIEMLFDFFIQDQNHLSIIFMVNFESYASHLNEPVEDVLDFNALNRKIWHEYSRIIQNGVEDGSIRADLPVKETLITLMNSFALFSRKLTMKENILLLESDLDSDKQLELLKQIFLEHLKA; from the coding sequence ATGAATCCTAAAGCACGCTATGAAAAAGAACGATCTGACGGTAAACAGCAGCGATTATATACGATTCTTGAATCCGCAGAACGAATATTTTCGCAAAAAGGAATTGAAAAGTCGACGATGCAGGATGTCGCAAGCGAAGCAAATATAGGGATTGCGACGCTGTTTCGATATTTTCCCAGAAAAGAAAAGCTCATCGTGGCGGTGGCCACCCGAATGCTAGAGCCAATGCTCGATTACTTTAAGCATGTAGCTGACTTGCCACTTACCTGTCTCGAAAAGATCGAGATGTTATTTGATTTCTTTATTCAGGATCAAAATCATTTAAGCATTATTTTTATGGTCAATTTTGAAAGCTACGCCTCTCACTTAAATGAGCCTGTTGAGGACGTTCTGGATTTCAATGCATTAAACCGCAAGATTTGGCATGAGTACTCCAGGATCATTCAAAATGGGGTAGAAGACGGTTCTATTCGCGCCGATCTCCCTGTGAAAGAGACCTTAATCACGCTGATGAACAGCTTTGCTCTCTTTTCCAGAAAGCTAACGATGAAAGAGAACATCCTCCTGCTAGAATCGGATTTAGACTCCGACAAGCAGCTTGAGCTTCTTAAACAAATCTTTCTAGAGCATTTAAAAGCCTAA
- a CDS encoding nitric oxide synthase oxygenase, with amino-acid sequence MHIEELTRQAEAFIRQCYAELDKTEAEMDHRIQAVREEINQSGSYTHTTEELAHGARMAWRHNSRCIGRLFWQSIELMDERQAETEEDVAEALLRHMEKANNGGRIRPLITVFRSGEDPERRIRIWNHQLIRYAGYPGDAEHERAGDPASDEFTKVCQQLGWQRTRGNYDVLPLVISIGNGNPHVFPIPQHLIQEVPLTHPEIERFAELQLRWYSVPIISDMQLEIGGIVYPAAPFNGWYMETEIGSRNLGDTGRYNTLPAVADLMGLDRSSNITLWKDRVLLELNRAVLHSFKQAGVSIVDHHTAADQFVRFQEQEQGHGRQVSGRWSWLIPPMSPSSTPIWHDSKLKEYDYSPRFLYQRSPVATCPFH; translated from the coding sequence ATGCACATCGAAGAATTAACCCGGCAGGCAGAAGCTTTCATTCGGCAATGTTATGCTGAGCTAGATAAGACTGAAGCTGAGATGGATCATCGCATCCAAGCCGTACGAGAAGAAATCAATCAATCAGGGAGTTACACACATACAACGGAAGAGCTGGCGCATGGGGCAAGAATGGCTTGGCGTCACAATAGCCGCTGCATTGGTCGTCTTTTTTGGCAGTCCATTGAGCTGATGGATGAACGTCAGGCAGAGACTGAGGAGGATGTTGCTGAAGCTCTGCTACGACATATGGAAAAGGCGAATAATGGAGGACGTATCCGTCCACTCATTACGGTCTTCCGCAGCGGGGAAGATCCTGAGCGGAGAATCCGGATTTGGAACCATCAATTGATTCGTTACGCTGGATACCCTGGTGATGCTGAACATGAACGCGCTGGCGATCCGGCATCGGATGAATTTACGAAAGTGTGCCAACAACTAGGCTGGCAGAGAACAAGGGGCAATTATGATGTGTTGCCGCTAGTAATCAGTATTGGTAATGGCAATCCCCACGTATTTCCAATTCCCCAGCACCTCATTCAAGAGGTGCCGTTAACACATCCCGAAATTGAACGTTTTGCAGAGCTTCAACTTCGCTGGTATTCTGTGCCGATCATTTCGGACATGCAGTTGGAAATTGGCGGGATTGTATACCCCGCGGCTCCTTTTAACGGCTGGTACATGGAGACCGAAATTGGCTCACGTAACTTAGGGGATACTGGACGATATAACACTTTGCCGGCTGTAGCTGATCTGATGGGACTTGACCGCTCCAGTAACATAACGCTTTGGAAGGATCGGGTGCTTCTTGAGTTGAATCGTGCAGTACTGCATTCCTTTAAGCAAGCTGGGGTCAGTATCGTTGATCACCATACAGCAGCCGATCAATTTGTGAGATTTCAAGAGCAGGAGCAGGGACATGGACGTCAGGTTTCGGGACGCTGGTCATGGCTGATCCCCCCTATGTCTCCGTCGTCTACACCGATTTGGCATGACAGTAAACTGAAAGAATATGATTACAGCCCTCGTTTCCTTTATCAGCGATCACCTGTGGCCACCTGTCCTTTTCACTAG
- a CDS encoding methyl-accepting chemotaxis protein has protein sequence MSIIDALVLAAPYFKKLHSQDIMIGITDREIFQYYTPSNAIDFGLAKGSPIPPEDLTLSNGLKGEVSFNRIPAEVYGSPVISTCVPIYGTDNEVVGVFAIAYTLENENKLEVFTDEINGISNHLMDMVQSVAAQSEELSATSQQILDNTRRAVAESQEVNKVTSFIREISEQTNLLGLNAAIEAARVGEQGAGFGVVAKEVRKLSVNTKEATHNIEKSLSDVQKSIKQMELEIEAISASSHAQAELVTEFSGVIERLNKASKEMTTFMQSIIQ, from the coding sequence ATGAGTATTATCGATGCCTTAGTCCTCGCAGCACCTTACTTCAAAAAGCTTCACTCGCAAGATATTATGATCGGTATTACGGACAGGGAAATCTTCCAGTATTATACTCCGAGTAATGCCATTGATTTTGGACTGGCCAAAGGAAGTCCTATTCCACCTGAAGACCTAACGCTTTCAAATGGATTGAAAGGTGAGGTTAGCTTTAACCGGATTCCAGCAGAAGTTTATGGATCTCCTGTGATTTCAACATGTGTGCCTATATATGGAACAGACAACGAGGTAGTAGGCGTGTTCGCAATTGCCTACACACTGGAGAACGAGAATAAGCTTGAGGTATTTACAGACGAAATTAATGGGATAAGCAATCACCTAATGGATATGGTTCAGAGCGTAGCTGCACAATCTGAAGAATTATCGGCTACCTCTCAGCAAATATTAGATAATACACGTAGAGCGGTAGCGGAGTCTCAAGAAGTAAATAAGGTTACTAGCTTCATTCGTGAGATTTCTGAGCAGACGAATCTGCTAGGACTAAATGCAGCCATCGAAGCTGCGCGTGTAGGAGAGCAGGGGGCGGGCTTTGGCGTTGTGGCTAAGGAAGTACGCAAACTGTCTGTAAATACCAAAGAAGCAACCCATAATATTGAAAAATCACTCAGTGATGTTCAAAAGTCCATTAAACAAATGGAGCTAGAAATTGAAGCGATCTCCGCTTCTTCACACGCACAAGCAGAACTGGTCACCGAATTCAGCGGGGTAATTGAGCGCTTGAATAAGGCCAGCAAAGAAATGACTACTTTCATGCAATCCATCATCCAGTAG
- a CDS encoding metallophosphoesterase, which produces MNTKPISRRQFLKKSAQVSLGLLGTASATGIYSHWVEPYWLEVKHIDIKLPLLPPAFDRFRIVHFSDLHLGVYTKSEALTELVQQIQHVSPDLICFTGDLLDHSVDYISEAVDICSQLRAPFGQYAVLGNHDAFGTRKAVTKGLAQSGFHVLHNEHIVLKKDAEALYLAGVDDPWVGKADIHQALRHIPDKACTLLLAHEPDFADEYSDLPIDLQLSGHSHGGQVRLPFVGALYTPPHGSKYSSGLYQLPDSRLQVYTTRGIGVTRMPIRFNCRPELTEITLKSS; this is translated from the coding sequence ATGAATACTAAACCTATTAGCAGACGCCAATTTTTGAAGAAAAGTGCTCAAGTGTCGCTCGGGCTGCTTGGAACCGCTAGTGCGACCGGCATTTATTCACACTGGGTTGAGCCCTACTGGCTTGAAGTTAAACATATAGATATAAAGCTTCCTCTACTCCCTCCAGCATTCGATAGATTTCGTATCGTTCATTTCAGTGATTTACACTTAGGCGTATATACGAAGTCCGAAGCCTTAACAGAGTTAGTACAGCAAATTCAACATGTAAGTCCAGATCTGATCTGCTTCACCGGAGATCTACTAGATCATTCTGTCGATTATATTTCTGAGGCTGTGGACATCTGTTCACAGTTGCGGGCACCGTTTGGACAATATGCTGTGTTAGGTAACCACGATGCTTTTGGTACTAGGAAAGCTGTGACGAAAGGGTTAGCGCAATCTGGCTTCCACGTACTTCATAATGAACATATTGTCTTAAAAAAAGATGCGGAGGCGCTTTATCTAGCTGGAGTGGATGATCCGTGGGTCGGCAAAGCAGATATTCATCAGGCGCTACGCCATATCCCTGATAAGGCATGTACTCTACTCCTTGCACACGAGCCTGATTTTGCCGATGAATACAGTGATCTTCCCATAGATCTGCAATTGTCCGGCCATAGTCACGGAGGACAGGTGCGTCTCCCATTTGTAGGTGCCTTGTATACCCCGCCTCACGGCAGTAAATATTCAAGCGGATTATACCAGCTCCCAGATAGTCGACTCCAGGTCTACACCACACGCGGAATTGGAGTGACTCGTATGCCTATACGTTTTAATTGTCGTCCCGAGCTTACCGAAATTACTTTAAAGTCCTCATGA
- a CDS encoding PdaC/SigV domain-containing protein: MNKTVKWTSAVLAAGVLLGGTGLIGGNSVLAATTGTKTVTQAVQQPSVVLKYKGQVLTQQGKIVDGNTMIPLTVLRDAFGLAIQYNSTTKTYSVSSDSVKLNMEVSDYGVSTDLNGYYIYSMTGNHEVKMINDRLYVPFKLLNDYLGVQGVYNPAQKSLELSKKVMNDIKITSVTLDKSNKNASIKVQYPKISGLTDEVQNTINAAFKKEAELFASESEKEASRRDGTIENKYDYSQTYVVTFNREGVLSIVVDQYGYSGGAHGGTMREGHTFSLKDGKKIELKDLLKAEPNYKQKLDKMLKESTKDIAFPESTGGLTDKPAFYVSESGLAIFYQQYEIAPYAAGIPTYTFNFSSILPKGTDPFASFK; encoded by the coding sequence ATGAACAAAACTGTGAAATGGACGTCTGCTGTATTAGCAGCTGGAGTATTACTTGGAGGTACTGGACTCATCGGAGGGAATTCTGTTCTAGCTGCAACTACTGGTACAAAAACAGTCACACAAGCCGTTCAGCAGCCTTCTGTGGTGCTTAAATATAAAGGCCAAGTCTTAACGCAGCAAGGAAAAATCGTAGACGGAAATACGATGATCCCTTTAACTGTATTGCGTGATGCCTTCGGCCTTGCTATTCAATACAATTCAACCACAAAGACTTACAGTGTAAGTAGTGACTCGGTGAAGCTTAACATGGAGGTCTCTGACTATGGCGTCAGTACCGATTTGAACGGATATTACATTTATAGCATGACCGGAAATCATGAAGTGAAGATGATCAACGACCGCTTATATGTTCCTTTCAAACTGTTAAATGATTATTTAGGTGTTCAAGGCGTATATAATCCAGCCCAGAAATCGCTTGAACTTAGCAAAAAGGTGATGAATGACATCAAGATCACCTCTGTTACCTTAGACAAGAGCAATAAGAATGCTAGTATTAAAGTACAATATCCAAAGATCAGCGGTCTGACAGATGAAGTACAAAACACGATTAATGCTGCCTTCAAAAAAGAGGCTGAACTATTCGCATCAGAAAGCGAAAAAGAGGCTAGCCGCAGAGATGGTACAATAGAGAATAAATATGACTACTCTCAAACTTATGTTGTCACCTTTAACCGTGAAGGCGTACTTAGTATTGTAGTCGATCAATATGGTTACAGCGGTGGAGCACACGGCGGTACCATGCGCGAGGGACATACCTTCTCGCTGAAGGATGGTAAGAAGATAGAGCTTAAAGACCTGCTAAAGGCAGAACCAAATTACAAACAAAAACTAGATAAAATGTTGAAGGAAAGCACCAAGGATATTGCTTTTCCGGAGTCAACTGGTGGACTCACAGATAAACCAGCCTTCTACGTCAGTGAAAGTGGCTTAGCTATCTTCTATCAACAATATGAAATCGCACCTTATGCAGCTGGAATTCCTACCTACACCTTTAATTTCAGCTCAATACTGCCTAAAGGCACCGATCCATTTGCTTCTTTCAAATAA
- the hmpA gene encoding NO-inducible flavohemoprotein, which translates to MLDQQTIAIIKSTVPVLQVHGTTITTTFYGMLFENHPELLNIFNHANQRQGRQQTALANAVLAAAMNIDQLGNILPVVKQIAEKHRALGVLPEHYPIVGETLLAAIGQVLGDAATPEIIDAWAKAYGVIADAFIGVEAEKYREAAEAPGGWSGFRNFVVTRKVSESELITSFYLSPEDGGAISSYFPGQYITVRIQPEGEEYSHIRHYSLSSAPGQAYYRITVKREGEGIDRPAGVVSTYLHDFVQVGSILEVGSPAGDFVLDQRSDTPVVLISGGVGLTPMVSMLETIIAAQPEREVTYIHAAINGSLHAMKDRVADLAQSHSSLRSYVCYESPGEGDKYNRSGYIDLSWLQEIADVNSEFYFCGPTPFMKVIYKALKEWRVPDDRIHFEFFGPAGILEE; encoded by the coding sequence ATGTTAGATCAACAAACGATTGCTATTATAAAATCAACAGTTCCTGTATTACAGGTTCATGGAACAACCATTACTACGACGTTCTATGGCATGTTATTTGAAAACCATCCAGAGCTATTAAATATATTTAATCATGCCAATCAGCGGCAAGGCAGACAGCAGACAGCGCTTGCTAACGCAGTCCTAGCAGCAGCTATGAATATTGATCAACTAGGGAATATCTTACCGGTGGTAAAGCAGATTGCAGAGAAGCATCGAGCACTAGGTGTATTACCTGAGCATTATCCGATCGTGGGTGAGACGTTGTTAGCTGCGATTGGACAAGTACTTGGCGATGCGGCAACACCGGAAATTATAGATGCATGGGCCAAAGCCTATGGTGTAATCGCAGATGCTTTCATTGGTGTGGAAGCAGAAAAGTATCGTGAAGCTGCGGAAGCTCCGGGGGGCTGGAGTGGATTCAGAAACTTTGTCGTCACTCGGAAGGTTAGTGAAAGTGAGCTTATTACTTCCTTTTACCTGTCTCCTGAGGATGGAGGGGCGATCTCTTCTTATTTCCCGGGTCAGTACATCACGGTTCGTATTCAGCCCGAGGGGGAAGAATATTCCCATATTCGCCACTACAGTTTGTCCAGTGCCCCGGGACAGGCGTATTACCGTATCACTGTTAAACGGGAAGGTGAAGGGATAGACAGACCTGCGGGCGTCGTATCCACTTATCTGCATGATTTCGTCCAAGTGGGCTCTATATTAGAAGTGGGCTCTCCAGCGGGCGATTTCGTACTGGATCAGCGTAGTGACACTCCGGTGGTTCTAATCAGTGGGGGTGTGGGCTTAACCCCAATGGTAAGTATGCTGGAGACAATAATTGCTGCACAGCCAGAACGCGAGGTAACTTATATTCATGCAGCCATCAATGGAAGTTTGCATGCTATGAAAGATAGGGTGGCAGATTTAGCACAATCTCATTCTTCTCTTCGGTCCTATGTATGTTATGAATCTCCAGGAGAAGGCGACAAGTACAATAGATCTGGTTATATTGATCTTTCTTGGCTTCAAGAAATAGCAGATGTGAACTCTGAATTCTATTTCTGTGGGCCGACCCCATTTATGAAGGTCATATATAAGGCGCTCAAGGAATGGCGGGTACCTGATGACAGAATTCATTTTGAATTTTTTGGACCTGCCGGCATTCTAGAAGAATAA
- a CDS encoding YitT family protein — MKKRISDIVSIIVGALLFSLAVNLFVIPNEFGEGGVTGLTMITYYLYQWSPGIVSLILNALLLIVGYKFLDKTTTVYTIIAVFFNSLFLILTKNWHIASDELIINAIFGGILSGVGIGMIIRVGGTTAGSTIIARILHKFLDWNVSYALLLVDLVVVFASYFIIGVQSLMFTIVMLYVATKVMDFIIEGVNPKKAVTIVSKEQDKIAEQVNGIMDRGVTVIYGRGYYTKEPKELLYIVISKQEVTMLKKIVRSIDKEAFIAIHDVRDVFGEGFVELAK, encoded by the coding sequence ATGAAAAAGCGTATTTCGGATATTGTTTCCATCATTGTAGGAGCATTGCTGTTTTCCTTGGCCGTTAACTTGTTTGTGATTCCGAACGAGTTCGGTGAAGGCGGGGTAACGGGACTGACTATGATTACATACTATTTGTATCAGTGGTCACCAGGTATTGTTAGCTTAATTCTTAATGCTTTATTATTGATTGTGGGTTATAAATTTCTGGACAAAACGACGACAGTATACACGATTATTGCGGTGTTTTTTAACTCGTTATTCCTGATTCTTACGAAGAATTGGCATATCGCCAGCGATGAGTTGATCATCAATGCAATATTTGGAGGCATCTTGTCTGGTGTGGGTATCGGAATGATCATACGTGTGGGTGGAACGACCGCAGGGTCAACCATTATCGCCAGAATCCTGCATAAATTTTTGGATTGGAACGTTAGCTACGCTCTTCTCCTAGTCGATTTAGTTGTGGTATTTGCTTCGTATTTCATCATTGGTGTTCAAAGTCTAATGTTTACGATTGTGATGCTCTATGTAGCGACTAAGGTGATGGACTTCATTATTGAGGGAGTGAATCCTAAGAAGGCTGTTACGATTGTATCCAAGGAGCAGGACAAAATTGCTGAACAAGTTAATGGAATCATGGATAGAGGGGTCACAGTCATTTATGGCCGAGGGTATTATACTAAAGAACCCAAAGAGCTGCTCTATATTGTCATTAGCAAACAGGAAGTAACCATGCTTAAGAAAATCGTAAGATCGATTGATAAAGAGGCTTTTATCGCCATTCACGATGTAAGAGATGTGTTCGGAGAAGGCTTTGTGGAGCTGGCAAAATAA
- a CDS encoding VanZ family protein, translating to MTLLLAAVFIVYMYFLIRIIVFKGAPFSLQSLWEQAGRMLEHPDRIFKRQGNYVPFKEISRGIEHLSLSDPFSSLNLVGNLLAFIPFGVFVPMLLSQKVRLFQKVFMLSFALSLSFEVTQLVLYIGTFDVDDLILNTCGGVVGYAIYRMLVSSGLFTTISKRC from the coding sequence ATGACATTATTGCTGGCAGCCGTATTTATTGTCTATATGTATTTTTTGATCCGAATTATCGTATTTAAAGGCGCACCTTTTAGCTTGCAATCACTTTGGGAACAGGCAGGGCGTATGCTCGAGCATCCCGACAGAATTTTTAAGCGACAGGGCAACTATGTACCCTTTAAAGAGATCTCGCGGGGGATAGAGCATCTGTCACTTTCAGATCCTTTTTCATCACTTAATTTAGTGGGCAATCTTCTTGCGTTTATTCCGTTTGGAGTCTTTGTTCCAATGCTGTTGTCGCAAAAAGTAAGGTTATTTCAAAAGGTCTTCATGCTCTCTTTTGCGCTGAGTCTGAGCTTTGAAGTTACACAATTAGTATTGTATATCGGCACCTTTGACGTGGATGATCTGATCTTAAACACTTGCGGTGGGGTAGTCGGTTACGCCATATATAGAATGCTGGTTTCTTCTGGATTGTTTACAACTATATCGAAGCGGTGTTAG